DNA sequence from the Nicotiana tomentosiformis chromosome 3, ASM39032v3, whole genome shotgun sequence genome:
CAAGGTGCGCGCAAGGTGGCCAAACACTACCATCATGTGAAGATTCAAGAAAAAAACTTAGGTTAATTCCTTGAACATTTATTAAACCTTTGAGGCAGGTAACTTCAATTCTTTAGGAGTATACGATGTGCCTATTAACCTTGTTAACTGTCTAGTAATAGTTTTTTCACTTGGAATTGATATCATTCTAAGATGAATTTAATCTAAGCCAGTGATTGTGTCACATTGTCACACGATCTAATATGTAACaggttatatatatatttgctttCAGGTTTAATTGGATGTGATCTAACTGATAATGTAATGAATGGAAAAATCTACTTAGTACTCTCTAAAGGATGCATATTTCGTTTTAGGATGACCAGTAGAAGGGTGTAAGCTAAATATGAACACAATCCATGGCAAATGTTACATGCTCAACTGTTCTAAACTGTTTTTTCTTAATTACCTGCTCGCCTGCACATCTACTTTTCTCATCTCAGGTTTAGCAGTCCTGACTTTTTCTGTACAGGCAGGATGAGACCAATTTTCTGTGGTAACTTTGAGTTTGACACCAGACAGTCTGAGTTGGAAAGGCTTTTCAAAAGATATGGCAAGGTTGATAGGGTGGATATGAAATCTGGTAAACTTGTAACACACTTGTCAATTTTCTTTTCCATGCTACTAAGCTTATTAAccttattgtattatttttctcttttgaatCTTGAATCTGACGACATTTATGTGGGCGAGTTTAGTTTGTGGCGGTAACCTGTAACTAACCCTTGGATGtgtgatatttttctttaattaaaaTATACTTGATAAATTGGTTGTCTTGTTAACTACTTGCATGTGAGGCCTTACCGATGAGGTCTTGTTATTTCCTCTTGTCTATCTTAGAATATAATTCTAAGTAAAGCTTGTTCATGCATCAAGTAGTCATGCAGCATGTGCTCGGGTATGATTTCGTTCTACTGGGCTAGTTCTGGATAACCAGATTAGTTCTGTATAATCCTTATTCTTTTATGTCTTATTGTGGGCAATGACTACTGTGGCATCAAATGGTCTGCCATAGTGTTATTTTGCCAATGGTATATCAATTATATACATGCAGCTAAACAAGGTTGTTTGCATTCCGAGTAAGGCACAGCTTGCCATTACGGACTACCTAGAGTAAGATTGAACAAGATTATGTGAAGTCTGTGCCTGGATAAAGTTGTAGCGAGCAACAGTAAGGTTGATGGTGGCAAAGCTATTGACTCGTGAAATATGAACATGGTTATAGCGCCCTCTGGCATGTCCAGATACTTTTGGTTAATACATTTTCATGGGTATGGTAAGTGTAGTGTGGTTTCACTGCTCAAAGACTCAAATGACCACAAATTGGTCTGCTGGGATGCTTCATTCCTTCTTTATATTGTGGCTACGTTGGATGGAAGACCCAGTCAGCTGATTTGTGTCAACAACAGAAGTCTTGCTGAGTTTTGGCGGGATATTAGGATATGTTTACCAAAAAAGTATATTTTTTAAGTGTAGACCCCCATACTCAATTGATTCTTTGGCGCAGGATAACATTGCAATGTCCATACAATCATTGCTGATGGACGGTGTCTATTTCGTTTCCTGACTGCAACAAGTTTCTCTTGTTTCAAGAATAGCTCTCCGATCCATCGTGGCATCACAATCACATATTATCCTCAGTCATTACTGCCCTCCATTCCTCATGAATTTTGCCCAGCCTTCATTTTCAGACTTGTCACATTGCCGACCTTGAAGGCAGCAGTTTGAAAAGGAGAAGGCACACTTTTTACATTATCCCATCATGTGACATCCACCTTTCCCTGGCATCTTTAGTCCACCACTGAAGGTCTGTTGCTGATTTTAATGGTGAAAAGTTTCTAGATTTGACAGAGTGATTGTAATGCGTTGAGACGGTTCGCACATCTGCTAGATAAACTTTTCTTTTCTAATCTTTTTGAGCATTTCAAAGTAATGAAACCTTTCATTGGAGGGTTCTTATTGCCAACTGATTTTTTATTTAATCTTCAGTCTATGTGTGATCGAACTTCAGGTTTTGCTTTTGTTTATATGGATGATGAAAGAGATGCAGAGGACGCTATTCAGGGGCTTGACCGAATAGATTTTGGCAGAAAGGGGCGCAGGCTTCGTGTTGAGTGGTCAAAGGTAATCCATTTTGTGCCTGCAAATCTCACCCCCCCCCCTCGCCTGTGCGATGATTTTCCTGTTTATGCTGTGTTTTTATTGCTTTGCTGCAGGAAGAACGGAGCAGAAAGCCTGAGGTTTCTAGAAAATCTTCATCAAGTTTCAGAGTTTCCAAGACTTTGTTTGTCATAAATTTTGATCCATATAATACTAGGACGAGGGATCTGGAGAGGCACTTTGATCCACATGGAAAAATACTCAACATAAGGATCCGAAGGAATTTTGCATTTATTCAATTTGAATCACAGGAGGATGCCACTAGAGCCCTGGATGCTACCAATATGAGGTATATGTTTCATCAATTTTTGTTGGACTTCGGCATGTAGTTTTTAAATGTCCGCATTAATTCTACCTATGCCTTGGTTTGACCGCTTCTTATCTGTTTAAATGCAGTAAGCTGATGGATCGAGTTATTACTGTGGAGTATGCGATCAAAGATGATGATGATAGGAGAGATGGGTCCGGTCCAGGTAAAACCCATGATAGATCACCTAGGAGAGGTTATGACCGAGGTCGATCTCGTAGCCCTTATGGAAGAGATCGGCCAAGTCCTGACTATGGCCGTGGTCGAGATCGGCCAAGTCCTGACTATGGTCGTGGGAGAGATCGGCTAAGTCCTGACTATGGTCGTGGTACAAATCGGCTAAGTCCTGACTATGGTCGTGGCAGAGATCGGCTAAATCCTGATTATGGTCGTGGCCCTAGTCCAAGTCCAAAGCATAGAGAAAGGAATTCTGAGAATGCCCGTGGCCATAGTCCAGCTGTAGGAAAGGAGAGAAATCCTGGTCATGGGAATGGTCGCACCCCTAGCCCTCGTAGAGAAAGAGCTGGTCCAGGAAATGGCCTCGTGAGCAGTCCTATGGAAAGCAGAAGTCCTGGTTATGGTGATAGACCCAGTCCTAGTCCTCAACGTGAGAGGAGAAAGAAATATAGCCCGGATGGTTATAATCCTGGCAGCAGCCCAAGTTCTAAACCGGGACCTGTAGAAAGTCCTGTACGTGATGGGAGGGAAAGTTCAGAGCGATACAGGAGGTTTGCACCTTACaagtttactttttttaaaactcTTCTTGCATGTCTCTGCTTCATTACCTGCTCTTGAATTACGATATCATCCTAATAGTTATTGTACTTAAATCATTGTGTTGGTGATGCAGTCGTTCACCTCCATTGCGGGAAAGATCACGCTCCTAATTTGCTTGAAGCTGTTTTGATCCTTGGAGTAACGGTTATGTTGAAAATGGTGCTTGTAGAATTAGACCTTGAAGTTGCTGGAGCATCAAAGTTGGATGTGGCTTTGGTAACCTCTGTAATGTACCTTCGGAAAATGGCTTTGTTCGTGGAAGTGATTTAGAACTGCTTCCATGTATTTCGACTGTTAACATCATACTCTGTTTCTATTTGATAATGAACCAGTAAGACTTGGGTCATTCTTTGTTTGGTTGTTTCACCCCAAtcttgcccccccccccccccccccctcaatCTGATGATCAATTTGCGAAGTTATCTTGCATAACAAATTATTGTTAATAATCAACTAATTGTTGACATTTTTGTTTTTGTGGAGAATTCTTAGTTTTTAttaccaaaataaaaataatgagtTAGAATAATGTGTTTTGAAAGAGCAGAATGGTTACAGAGAATTCATATAGTTGTCCGAGATTGAAGCATAACAATTGCTGTTTGTGGGTATTGTACGTAGATATCTTTACTCGTTCCAGCCGGCATCAGTCACATATAGAGGAGCCtactttatttgaaaaaaaaagaaaaagaaaaggagactCAATTTGCAGAAAGATAGAGTTTTTTATACAATGATGTGTTGTGAAAGAGCCGAGTTATTATTCTGTGAACCCTCTGTGGTATAGCTGTATCCTTGTAATTTTAGGGGGACACAGGTGCTTAAATAGTTAATTCAGCCAAATAAGCTGTACTGTGGTTTTTTTTTTATTGGGGAGCAAATCTGTTCTTACGAGCTAATCTTAGCGACCTCAACTTTCATTATTCAGTATCGGTGAAAGTGAAAAGTTAAACATTATAGTTTCCTTTTGCTAATTTTAAAGTAGAGATGGATTGTCTTTGTTGGAATATCTGGAGCAACCAAAGAGAAACTGATCCTTAAGAGAGAGGAGTAAAACGAAGAGGATAGCCCCATCTCCAAGGTGTCAACCTCACGTAATTTTCTACGCTACTGTTTTCTGTCCATACACAAGGATGGGCATGTACTTTGCTCGATGTTAACCATCACAATCCCTTTTGCAGGACCACTTTCTAATGTTTACCACAAGAAGtaacaattaaaaaaaattgagTCTTAATTATGACATGCAAACTGATGTAGAGACTTAAAAGGCTTCAGACCATTCACATATAGCTGCATTCCACAATAGGAGAAAGGTCTTCTTCGCTAAACGTATATTAATCGTGCAATCATATGCGGATGCAGTACCACTTGGCCTGTTATTGGCATCTCTTAATTAGTCTTAAAATACGGGGAATGTCGCGGCTCTCAGAAAGTAATCGGTACTCCTATTCTTTAGCTAAGCTAATGATATCAAGATATTTTGGTCAAATTTTGAGCTTTGAGTCGAAATGTCTATGTTCAAAGCTGCTATTTCAAGAATCAAATTAAGACGCTAACATTGGCAGGAGAGACGAAAAAGAATTCATGCGATTAGAAGTAAATGGTAAATATCACTAAACTAAACTTATAATGCTTGACAAAGTCTTACTTTCTATGTTATGTTTTTTGACTACCCCCACCCTTTATCTTACCGCATTTATTTTTGGACTCAACGGGAACTGTAACCCCCGTGTTCAGTTTCCTTGCTGTAATGTACTAGTTTATGTTTGTTCAATAAAAAAAATGAAGTTAGTTGATTGTAGAGGCAAGAGTTATGCCAGCTGCATAATTGAGAGTCTAGCTTTATTTTCTGCGTCAACCGAAAGCCTTGACGAATTGGATACCCAAAGGCCAAAAATGTTTCCAAGTCTACCCAATCAGCCGATGGATGCGGTTAAACGTTACAAAAAAGCGACAAAACCGTAGAATTCCATGCACGCCCATGCAAATTCCAATTCCTTTTAGGGGACAGTGGTTTTTATA
Encoded proteins:
- the LOC104095797 gene encoding serine/arginine-rich splicing factor RS31 isoform X1, whose translation is MQLLIKNLTIVSKRYFHSASALRLLLQLGFSILQNGRMRPIFCGNFEFDTRQSELERLFKRYGKVDRVDMKSGFAFVYMDDERDAEDAIQGLDRIDFGRKGRRLRVEWSKEERSRKPEVSRKSSSSFRVSKTLFVINFDPYNTRTRDLERHFDPHGKILNIRIRRNFAFIQFESQEDATRALDATNMSKLMDRVITVEYAIKDDDDRRDGSGPGKTHDRSPRRGYDRGRSRSPYGRDRPSPDYGRGRDRPSPDYGRGRDRLSPDYGRGTNRLSPDYGRGRDRLNPDYGRGPSPSPKHRERNSENARGHSPAVGKERNPGHGNGRTPSPRRERAGPGNGLVSSPMESRSPGYGDRPSPSPQRERRKKYSPDGYNPGSSPSSKPGPVESPVRDGRESSERYRSRSPPLRERSRS
- the LOC104095797 gene encoding serine/arginine-rich splicing factor RS40 isoform X2, translating into MDDERDAEDAIQGLDRIDFGRKGRRLRVEWSKEERSRKPEVSRKSSSSFRVSKTLFVINFDPYNTRTRDLERHFDPHGKILNIRIRRNFAFIQFESQEDATRALDATNMSKLMDRVITVEYAIKDDDDRRDGSGPGKTHDRSPRRGYDRGRSRSPYGRDRPSPDYGRGRDRPSPDYGRGRDRLSPDYGRGTNRLSPDYGRGRDRLNPDYGRGPSPSPKHRERNSENARGHSPAVGKERNPGHGNGRTPSPRRERAGPGNGLVSSPMESRSPGYGDRPSPSPQRERRKKYSPDGYNPGSSPSSKPGPVESPVRDGRESSERYRSRSPPLRERSRS